ATGGTGCAGCGCACGACCGCCGGGACCAGTGGCGCGGTCAACGCCCGTGGCGCCGACCGGCTCATCGCCGCGTCGTTCGTGGTCGCCGAGGGAACCGTCCGCCAGATCCTGGGGTGGGCCCCGGACACGGTCTCGTTCGTGATCACCGGTGCGCACAGTGGCCGCGACGCCGAGGAGGATCTGTCGTGCGCCGACTACCTGGCCGCCCGTCTGCGCGGCGAACGTCCCGACCCGGCGCCGTACCTGCAGCGGGTGCGGCGCTCGGACGCCGGGCGGCTGTTCGCCCAGCCCGAGCACGCCCACCTGCCCCCGCACGACATCGATCTGGCCTGCGACATCGACCGCTACAACGTCGCACTCCCGATCGAACGGGCCGACGGACATCTCGTGATGCGCCCGGCAGGTCCGTGAGCGCAAGGCGGACACGACGATGTCGTGGGTGACGATCGGGTTGGTCATCGCTGCGGTGGTGATCGCAGTCGATGCCGCCGCCACCGTGGTCCTGCAGCGGG
This sequence is a window from Actinomycetota bacterium. Protein-coding genes within it:
- a CDS encoding 2-phosphosulfolactate phosphatase, yielding MRFVTVPGGRAGDATGTVVVVDVLRAFTTAAVAFAGGAREILLVETVEDAMALRSQRHGALLMGEVGGLPVDEFDLSNSPVEADRADLADRVMVQRTTAGTSGAVNARGADRLIAASFVVAEGTVRQILGWAPDTVSFVITGAHSGRDAEEDLSCADYLAARLRGERPDPAPYLQRVRRSDAGRLFAQPEHAHLPPHDIDLACDIDRYNVALPIERADGHLVMRPAGP